The Plectropomus leopardus isolate mb chromosome 7, YSFRI_Pleo_2.0, whole genome shotgun sequence genome window below encodes:
- the rnf19a gene encoding E3 ubiquitin-protein ligase RNF19A, translated as MSLQKHQQLGGGSGGVMGSDRDLQSTASSISLPSVKKAPKKRRLSLASLFRRRGRESKSGRQRSRELQHPGPGGLGGVDGIASIESIHSEMCNDKNTAFFSVAGTGAASAAAASTSSASGPSSSTTSSSSSKVGGGVGGELLECPLCLLRHSRESFPDIMTCHHRSCIDCLRQYLRIEISESRVNISCPECSERFNPHDIRMILGDRALMEKYEEFMLRRWLVADPDCRWCPAPDCGYAVIAFGCASCPKITCGREGCGTEFCYHCKQLWHPNQTCDAARQQRAQSLRLRTVRSSSLSYSQESGAAADDIKPCPRCAAYIIKMNDGSCNHMTCAVCGCEFCWLCMKEISDLHYLSPSGCTFWGKKPWSRKKKILWQLGTLVGAPVGIALIAGIAIPAMIIGIPVYVGRKIHNRYEGKDISNHKRNLVIAGGVTLSVIVSPVVAAVTVGIGVPIMLAYVYGVVPISLCRSGGCGVSAGNGKGVRIEFDDENDMNVGSGAAATDTTSVADTRNNPSIGEGSVGGLTGSLSASGSHMDRLGAIRDNLSETASTMALAGASITGSLSGSAMVNYLNRLEVQADVQKERCSLSGESGTVSLGTISDNASTKAMAGSILNAYMPLDRDGNSMEVQVDIESKPGKLRHHSGSSSVDDGSQVGRCGWTCPSNGCTSSEGRGTSNKWAKEASCSSSSSSGGKKSKGKLRKKGGGGTKINETREDMDAQLLEQRSTNSSEFDSPSLSGSLPSVADSHSSHFSEFSCSDLESMKTSCSHGSGGGDYHTRFATVSPLPEVENDRLETCPASSSSSQGQAAVITPQSPTSTSSSLGHGAELSPLCFITEENVNLVCPAELDSLSNTRELLKETNNNHHQPQHPPQTQQQPKNSCIQTDI; from the exons ATGAGCCTGCAGAAGCACCAGCAGTTAGGTGGTGGCAGTGGTGGGGTGATGGGCTCCGACCGGGACCTTCAGTCCACTGCTTCCTCCATCTCCCTGCCCTCTGTGAAGAAGGCCCCTAAAAAGAGGCGCCTCTCCTTGGCCTCTCTTTTTCGCCGAAGAGGTCGGGAGTCCAAATCAGGGCGCCAGCGGTCCCGGGAGCTCCAACACCCTGGACCTGGAGGGCTCGGAGGAGTGGATGGCATCGCCAGCATCGAGAGCATCCACTCTGAGATGTGTAATGACAAGAACACTGCCTTCTTCTCCGTGGCTGGGACCGgagctgcctctgctgctgctgcctccacctcATCTGCCTCAGGGCCTTCCTCCTctaccacctcctcctcctcctctaaggtggggggtggggtgggagGAGAGCTACTGGAGTGCCCGCTGTGCCTTCTGCGCCACTCCAGGGAGAGCTTCCCTGACATCATGACCTGTCACCACCGTTCCTGTATCGATTGCCTACGCCAGTACCTGCGCATTGAGATCTCAGAGTCGCGTGTCAACATCAGCTGCCCCGAGTGCTCAGAGCGCTTCAACCCGCACGACATCCGCATGATCCTGGGTGACCGGGCACTCATGGAGAAATACGAGGAATTCATGTTGAGGAGGTGGCTCGTGGCTGACCCTGACTGCCGCTGGTGCCCTGCGCCGGACTGTGG ATATGCTGTGATCGCTTTCGGGTGTGCCAGCTGTCCTAAGATCACGTGTGGCAGAGAGGGCTGCGGCACAGAGTTCTGTTACCACTGTAAGCAGCTGTGGCATCCCAACCAGACCTGTGATGCAGCACGACAGCAGAGAGCCCAGAGCCTCCGCCTCCGGACGGTCCGCTCGTCCTCCCTCAGCTACAGCCAAGAGAGCGGAGCTGCAG CTGACGACATAAAGCCATGTCCACGCTGTGCTGCTTACATCATCAAGATGAATGACGGCAGCTGTAACCACATGACCTGCGCCGTCTGCGGCTGCGAGTTCTGCTGGCTCTGCATGAAGGAGATCTCAGACCTGCACTACCTGAG tcCGTCAGGCTGTACTTTTTGGGGAAAGAAGCCATGGAGCAGGAAGAAGAAGATTCTCTGGCAACTGGGAACACTTGTTGGCGCCCCAGTCGGCATCGCACTCATCGCTGGCATAGCTATCCCCGCCATGATTATTGGCATCCCTGTGTATGTGGGAAGGAAG ATCCATAACCGCTATGAAGGCAAAGATATCTCCAACCACAAGAGGAACCTGGTGATCGCTGGTGGAGTGACTCTCTCTGTCATCGTGTCTCCAGTGGTGGCTGCAGTCACTGTCG GCATTGGAGTTCCAATCATGCTGGCTTACGTCTACGGTGTGGTGCCCATCTCGCTGTGCCGGAGCGGAGGTTGTGGTGTCTCAGCTGGGAATGGCAAAGGAGTTCGCATAGAGTTTGACGACGAGAATGACATGAATGTTGGCAGCGGGGCAGCTGCCACCG ATACCACATCAGTGGCAGACACCAGGAACAACCCCAGTATAGGTGAAGGCAGTGTTGGGGGCCTGACAGGCAGCCTGAGTGCCAGCGGCAGCCACATGGACCGTCTGGGGGCTATCAGGGACAACCTGAGTGAGACAGCGTCCACTATGGCCCTGGCTGGAGCCAGCATCACCGGCAGCCTCTCTGGCAGCGCCATGGTCAATTACCTAAACAG GCTGGAGGTGCAGGCTGATGTGCAGAAGGAGCGCTGCAGCCTGAGCGGCGAGTCTGGCACCGTCAGCCTGGGCACAATCAGCGACAACGCTAGCACCAAAGCAATGGCTGGATCCATTCTTAACGCCTACATGCCCCTCGACAG AGATGGGAACAGTATGGAGGTCCAGGTTGACATTGAATCCAAACCGGGCAAACTGCGGCAccacagcggcagcagcagcgtcGACGACGGCAGCCAAGTCGGCCGCTGCGGCTGGACCTGCCCCTCCAACGGCTGCACCTCCTCAGAAGGCAGAGGAACCTCCAATAAGTGGGCCAAAGAGGCCTCCTGCTCATCCTCCTCCAGCTCGGGCGGCAAAAAGAGCAAAGGCAAGCTGCGCAAGAAAGGCGGTGGAGGCACCAAGATCAACGAGACGCGGGAGGACATGGACGCTCAGCTGCTGGAGCAGCGCAGCACCAACTCCTCAGAGTTCGACTCCCCCTCACTGAGCGGCAGCCTGCCCTCCGTGGCCGACTCTCACTCCAGCCACTTCTCCGAGTTCAGCTGCTCCGACCTGGAGAGCATGAAGACATCCTGTAGCCACGGCTCCGGTGGAGGCGACTACCACACGCGCTTCGCCACAGTCAGCCCCTTACCCGAGGTGGAGAACGACCGCCTGGAGACGTGCCCCGCGTCATCATCCTCCTCACAGGGACAAGCAGCTGTGATCACCCCCCAGTCCCctacctccacctcctcctccctgggCCACGGTGCAGAGCTCTCCCCTCTATGCTTCATCACAGAGGAGAATGTCAACCTGGTGTGCCCTGCTGAGCTGGACTCTCTCAGTAACACCAGAGAGCTGCTGAAAGAAACCAACAACAACCACCACCAACCCCAACACCCGCCCCAAACCCAGCAGCAGCCCAAGAACTCCTGTATACAGACTGACATCTGA